One Coffea arabica cultivar ET-39 chromosome 5e, Coffea Arabica ET-39 HiFi, whole genome shotgun sequence DNA segment encodes these proteins:
- the LOC113688012 gene encoding cytochrome P450 CYP72A219-like isoform X3 — protein METTNPSTFTVYSSCLLLLLLLVVAVSWKALNWVWFRPKKLEKRLKEQGFRGNPYKRLHGDFKDISALYTEAHSKNLRLSDDIVPRVIPEYLGAIKKYGKNTYLWFGPTPAVVIVDPNLMKEITQKVDVFPKPRLNAITKLLVQGVVTYEGEKWAKHRKLLNPAFHVEKLKLMLPAFYKSASEMVTKWENVVSPKGLAEVDVWPNLQALTSDAISRTAFGSNYEEGRRIFELQREQTEHLMQLARSVYINIPGYRFLPTKRSRRMKQIAREVNGSVREMINTRRKAMRAGEAGSDDLLGLMLQSNSQEIEKHGNKDSGMTTEEIVDECKLFYFAGQETTSALLVWTMVLLCRYPEWQARAREEVLQQFGTKDPDFDGLNHLKIVTMILHEVLRLCPPLATMSRRTIEETKLGNLTLPAGVQITLPIMLMHHDPDIWGEDVKQFKPERFAEGVSHATKGQVAYFPFSWGPRTCIGQNFAMLEAKLAMSMILQRFSFELSPSYTHAPRTGTAISLIQPQYGAHLILQKII, from the exons aTGGAAACCACCAATCCATCAACCTTTACTGTGTATTCTtcttgtcttcttcttcttcttcttctggtaGTAGCAGTATCATGGAAAGCTTTGAACTGGGTATGGTTTAGGCCGAAGAAGCTGGAGAAACGTCTGAAAGAGCAAGGTTTCAGGGGAAACCCTTACAAGCGGCTCCATGGAGACTTCAAAGATATATCGGCCTTGTACACAGAAGCCCACTCCAAGAATCTTAGACTCTCCGACGACATCGTACCAAGAGTTATTCCTGAATATCTTGGAGCCATTAAGAAATATG GTAAAAATACATATTTATGGTTTGGGCCGACGCCTGCCGTGGTGATCGTGGACCCTAATCTTATGAAGGAAATTACACAAAAGGTTGATGTTTTCCCTAAGCCCCGTTTAAATGCAATTACAAAATTATTGGTTCAAGGAGTGGTGACCTATGAGGGAGAAAAATGGGCCAAACATAGAAAACTCCTCAACCCAGCTTTCCACGTTGAGAAATTGAAG CTTATGCTCCCAGCCTTTTATAAAAGTGCAAGTGAGATGGTGACGAAATGGGAGAATGTTGTTTCACCAAAGGGGTTGGCTGAAGTGGATGTTTGGCCCAATCTTCAGGCTCTTACCAGCGATGCAATTTCTCGTACAGCATTTGGCAGCAACTATGAAGAAGGAAGAAGGATCTTTGAGCTCCAGAGAGAGCAAACTGAGCATTTGATGCAGTTAGCACGGTCGGTGTACATCAACATCCCAGGATATAG GTTCTTGCCAACCAAGAGGAGCAGAAGAATGAAACAAATTGCCAGAGAAGTTAATGGTTCAGTAAGGGAAATGATCAACACAAGAAGAAAGGCAATGAGAGCAGGAGAAGCCGGCTCAGATGACTTGTTGGGATTAATGCTTCAATCCAATTCTCAAGAAATCGAGAAGCATGGAAACAAGGACTCTGGTATGACTACCGAAGAAATTGTTGATGAGTGCAAGCTGTTCTATTTTGCTGGCCAGGAGACTACTTCTGCACTACTTGTCTGGACAATGGTCTTACTCTGCAGGTACCCCGAATGGCAGGCACGTGCTAGAGAGGAGGTCTTGCAACAATTTGGAACTAAGGATCCGGACTTTGATGGGctaaatcacctcaaaatt GTCACCATGATCTTGCATGAGGTTTTAAGGTTGTGTCCACCATTGGCTACAATGAGTCGAAGAACTATTGAAGAAACTAAATTAGGAAATTTAACTCTCCCGGCTGGAGTGCAAATCACCTTGCCAATAATGCTGATGCATCATGACCCTGATATATGGGGCGAGGACGTGAAGCAATTCAAGCCTGAGAGGTTTGCTGAAGGAGTATCACATGCAACAAAGGGCCAGGTTGCATACTTTCCATTTAGCTGGGGACCTCGCACTTGCATTGGACAAAATTTTGCCATGTTGGAAGCAAAATTGGCAATGTCTATGATTCTGCAACGCTTCTCCTTTGAACTCTCACCATCTTATACTCATGCTCCTCGAACAGGAACAGCTATATCACTAATTCAACCCCAGTATGGAGCTCACTTGATTTTGCAGAAGATAATATAG